TACCCGTCGAATGAGCTGGCCGATGCGTTTAGCCAACCCTTGGCGGATGCCACTGGGCTTTCCGTGGAAGAGGCGGAATCGGAGATTTCGCAGGCGGCGTCGCTCATACGGGCGGGTGCGGGACTATACGGTAGCCAGTTTGCGATGCCCGTGCCGTATCTGAGCACCATGATTCCTCTGGGTCTGAGTCTGGTGCAGGGCACGGATGTAGCAACAGCAAGCCTGCGCTTTGCCCGCGCGATGGAACTCTGCGAGGATCTCGAAGACGAACTCGAATACGTCATCCCCAGGGTTCGTGACCAGCTTCCGCCGGAGTAGCGATTTCGAACTTGCTGACCAAATCCACCGCTCCAGCAGGTTACTCGTATGGGGCGTTAGCCGCCCTTGAATCCTCGCCTGGAAAGTAAACATACTCCCCGCACATTTGCAGGTTATTTCGGCGGCTCTTGGGGATGTATACCGGCCGTCTTAACGCATCCGTGTCAGCGAGGAATGCACATGGCGGACAAGGAATCACAGCGTATCGCATCAATCGACCAATACCGCGGGTACGCGATATTCGGGATGATCTTCGTGAACTACCTGGGCGGTTTTGACGTGATGCCCTGGATGTTCAAGCACCATCACTACGGCATGAGCTATGCCGACACGATAGCGCCGCTATTCATGTTTGTTGTGGGGATGGGCATGCGGCTTTCGCTCCAGCGGCGCGTAGAAAAAGACGGATTCGCGGCCGCGCACCTTGCGGCGTTGCGCCGGTACATGACGCTCATCGTGGTGGGCATCGCGCTGTACGGTCCCTCGCTCGAGAATTGGCGCTATTGGTGGGATGCGTTGGTGGATATTGGTTTCGCAGGTATCCTCGCACTTCCATTCCTCATGAAATCCACAAAGGTGCGGGCTTCGGCGGCCTTCGGCTATGTCATCCTGTTCCAGATTCTCTATATGACCACGGGATATGAAGAGTGGACCATGAAGCGCAGTATCGACGGCGGGCCGCTCGGTCCATTGAGCTGGGTGTTTTGTCTACTTCTGGGCACGATCGCGTATGACTTGATCGCAGCAAACGACCGAAAGCGAATGGTGCGCGGGTTTATTGTATGGGGCGTCGCGCTGTGCGCGCTGGGCTGGGCGCTGCGATTTGAATGGCCTGGCATAAAGGCCGAGTGGCCGTTCACGCAACGCGGAATGACTATCCCTTACCCACTCTATTCGACGGGCCTTTGCTTCTTGATGTACCTTCCCTTT
This portion of the Candidatus Hydrogenedentota bacterium genome encodes:
- a CDS encoding heparan-alpha-glucosaminide N-acetyltransferase domain-containing protein codes for the protein MADKESQRIASIDQYRGYAIFGMIFVNYLGGFDVMPWMFKHHHYGMSYADTIAPLFMFVVGMGMRLSLQRRVEKDGFAAAHLAALRRYMTLIVVGIALYGPSLENWRYWWDALVDIGFAGILALPFLMKSTKVRASAAFGYVILFQILYMTTGYEEWTMKRSIDGGPLGPLSWVFCLLLGTIAYDLIAANDRKRMVRGFIVWGVALCALGWALRFEWPGIKAEWPFTQRGMTIPYPLYSTGLCFLMYLPFYYICDVKGWRFPHLTALGLNPLVIYIVQQALGDMHDGYIVSQESGVALAILGFAAFYLSCYAVAWRLQKDRVIIKL